Proteins found in one Thermaerobacter subterraneus DSM 13965 genomic segment:
- a CDS encoding DUF1572 family protein: protein MKDLVDGRRVAEVYLEAVKSRFRYMKDLAERALAQVDDDALAWSPGGESNSITVIIKHLSGNMLSRWTDFLTSDGEKPGRDRDAEFVEERLPRQELMERWERGWQVLFAALDALGPDDLLRTVSIRGEPHTVIDAIERQMFHYSYHVGQIVYLAKARAGEQWQSLTIPRRR, encoded by the coding sequence GTGAAGGACCTGGTGGACGGCCGGCGGGTGGCGGAGGTCTACCTCGAGGCCGTCAAGAGCCGCTTCCGCTACATGAAGGATCTCGCGGAGCGGGCCCTGGCGCAGGTAGACGACGACGCCCTCGCCTGGTCCCCCGGCGGGGAGTCCAACAGCATCACGGTGATCATCAAGCACTTGAGCGGCAACATGCTCTCCCGGTGGACCGACTTCCTGACCTCCGACGGCGAGAAGCCGGGCCGCGACCGCGATGCCGAATTCGTGGAGGAACGGCTCCCCCGGCAGGAACTGATGGAGCGGTGGGAGAGGGGATGGCAGGTGCTCTTCGCGGCGCTGGACGCCCTCGGGCCGGACGACCTGCTGCGGACCGTGTCCATCCGGGGCGAGCCGCACACCGTCATCGACGCCATCGAGCGCCAGATGTTCCACTACTCCTATCACGTGGGCCAGATCGTCTACCTGGCCAAGGCCAGGGCTGGCGAGCAGTGGCAGAGTCTCACCATACCTCGAAGGCGATGA
- a CDS encoding NUDIX hydrolase, translating into MDHSTGRPTLVAAVTAETIALEVHWGREVYYLEVSDGAVRYRETTRWDRNASYIENLVDLDKLVGDLRSRYRTRYPTLGSRPVVAELEFDNHQLTVRRCTERTTPRPVPWTVEERWPREAAWYEKWSETRFVWGAFDCEGVVACVDDGHGHPDEPATGGRDPHRGDHPAVILLTGRPPLWETGRLASLLRQGRPVVVLDSEDGFHLAPRHDRLPPPGVPRDRFGYMSVAWLPAQALVGRTVRVISDGQQGILLVRRPDRPAHAPVIRGVTHDKTHDHGKTHDKEDALGNAPHPTGAGNAGDRARSVQDRRRTDLLPASRHRVTLTPVPKDFIPPFEQVTSVGVIAFTREGKVAVTLQSRGFDIPGGHVQRGDRSLEETARREALEEARVTLGKVEYLGALRSTYYSEPTYIVLMAAMVEQVLPFAPSPDHRLRLFLTPEQFASVYSAGDRERMQAAVRQARALFFP; encoded by the coding sequence ATGGACCACTCCACGGGCAGGCCGACCCTGGTCGCCGCGGTGACCGCCGAGACCATCGCCCTCGAGGTCCACTGGGGCCGGGAGGTTTACTACCTGGAGGTCTCGGACGGTGCCGTGCGCTACCGGGAGACCACGCGCTGGGACCGCAATGCTTCGTACATCGAGAACCTGGTGGACCTGGACAAGCTGGTCGGGGATCTCCGGAGCAGGTACCGGACAAGGTACCCGACCCTGGGATCCCGGCCCGTTGTAGCCGAGCTGGAGTTCGACAACCACCAGTTGACCGTCAGGCGCTGCACCGAGCGGACCACGCCGCGTCCGGTCCCCTGGACGGTGGAAGAACGGTGGCCCCGGGAAGCGGCATGGTATGAGAAGTGGAGCGAGACGCGGTTCGTGTGGGGCGCCTTCGACTGCGAGGGCGTCGTGGCCTGCGTCGATGATGGGCATGGCCACCCGGACGAACCGGCCACCGGCGGGCGGGACCCCCATCGGGGCGACCATCCCGCCGTGATCCTGCTCACCGGGCGCCCTCCCCTTTGGGAAACCGGGCGACTAGCTTCCCTTTTGCGCCAGGGCCGGCCGGTCGTGGTGCTCGATTCGGAGGACGGCTTCCATCTCGCCCCGCGGCATGACCGGCTGCCTCCCCCGGGGGTCCCCAGGGACCGCTTCGGCTACATGTCCGTCGCCTGGTTGCCGGCCCAGGCGCTGGTGGGCCGGACCGTGCGGGTCATCTCCGACGGGCAACAGGGTATCCTCCTCGTACGTCGCCCTGACCGTCCAGCTCATGCACCCGTGATACGTGGCGTGACCCACGATAAGACCCACGATCACGGTAAGACCCACGATAAGGAAGACGCCCTGGGGAACGCGCCCCACCCGACCGGTGCCGGGAACGCCGGTGACCGGGCCCGTTCTGTGCAGGACCGACGGCGCACCGACCTGCTGCCGGCCAGCCGCCACCGGGTCACCCTGACTCCCGTGCCGAAAGACTTCATACCCCCCTTCGAGCAGGTCACCAGCGTGGGGGTCATCGCTTTCACCCGGGAGGGAAAGGTCGCGGTCACTCTGCAATCCCGGGGCTTTGACATCCCCGGCGGCCACGTTCAGCGGGGTGACCGCAGCCTGGAGGAAACGGCCCGGCGGGAAGCCCTGGAGGAAGCCAGGGTGACCCTGGGCAAGGTGGAGTACCTGGGCGCCCTTCGCTCGACCTACTACTCCGAGCCGACCTACATCGTGCTGATGGCGGCCATGGTGGAACAGGTCCTGCCCTTCGCACCGTCACCGGATCACCGGCTGCGGCTGTTTCTGACCCCCGAGCAGTTCGCGTCGGTGTACTCGGCGGGGGACCGGGAGAGGATGCAGGCGGCTGTACGACAGGCCCGGGCCTTGTTCTTCCCATAG
- the serS gene encoding serine--tRNA ligase, with the protein MIDPELLRKEPERIREAARLKGFDPETVDLAVTLDRRRRELLAVVERLRAERNALSKRIGSLPPEERHAALTRATVLKERLAQLEPELRDVQNRLQHLLLCLPNPPAPSSPVGSSDEDNVEIRRWGQPPSFPFPPRDHLELGRLLGIIETERAVKLAGSRAYFLKNEGALLEWAVLRFAVDLLLRRGYTLLAPPVLVLDEAMTATGYFPLGREEVYRLERDELNLVGTAEVPLVAYHMDETLEENELPRRYCALSPCFRREVGSAGRDVHGLYRVHQFFKVEQVIICEADPDASRRYHEELLKNAEDILQALELPYRVVQACTGDMGQGQVLKHDVETWMPSRGRYGETHSCSSFHDFQARRARIRYRDRNGRVRYAYTLNNTAVASPRILIPLLEIHQREDGSVRIPEALRPYMGGLEALVPRVT; encoded by the coding sequence GTGATCGATCCGGAACTGCTTCGCAAGGAGCCCGAGCGCATCCGGGAAGCGGCACGGCTCAAGGGCTTCGACCCCGAAACGGTAGACCTGGCGGTCACCCTGGACCGGCGCCGGCGCGAGCTCCTCGCCGTCGTCGAGCGCCTGCGGGCGGAGCGCAATGCCCTATCCAAGAGGATTGGTAGCCTGCCCCCGGAGGAGCGTCACGCGGCCCTCACCCGCGCGACCGTGCTCAAGGAGCGGTTGGCACAGCTGGAACCCGAGCTGCGGGACGTCCAGAACCGGCTCCAGCACCTCCTGCTGTGCCTGCCCAACCCGCCTGCGCCCTCGTCCCCGGTAGGTTCATCCGACGAAGACAACGTCGAGATCCGCCGGTGGGGCCAGCCGCCCTCGTTTCCCTTCCCTCCACGCGACCACCTGGAACTTGGACGGCTGCTGGGGATCATCGAGACGGAGCGGGCCGTGAAACTGGCGGGTTCCCGCGCCTATTTCCTGAAGAACGAGGGGGCCCTCCTCGAATGGGCCGTCCTCCGGTTCGCCGTCGACCTGTTGCTTCGGCGGGGCTATACGTTGCTGGCACCACCGGTGCTGGTCCTGGACGAGGCCATGACGGCCACGGGGTACTTCCCGCTGGGACGCGAGGAGGTGTACCGGCTCGAGCGGGACGAGCTGAACCTGGTCGGCACCGCCGAAGTCCCGCTGGTGGCTTACCACATGGATGAGACCCTTGAGGAGAACGAGTTGCCCCGGCGTTACTGCGCACTCTCCCCGTGCTTTCGACGCGAGGTGGGCAGCGCGGGCCGCGACGTCCACGGCCTTTACCGGGTCCACCAGTTCTTCAAGGTGGAGCAGGTGATCATCTGCGAGGCCGACCCCGACGCCTCCCGCCGCTACCACGAGGAACTCCTCAAGAACGCCGAGGACATCCTGCAGGCCCTCGAACTGCCTTACCGGGTCGTGCAAGCCTGTACGGGCGACATGGGACAGGGACAGGTTTTGAAACACGACGTCGAGACCTGGATGCCCAGCCGCGGCCGGTACGGAGAAACCCATTCGTGTTCCAGCTTCCACGACTTCCAGGCGCGCCGCGCTCGCATCCGCTACCGGGACAGGAACGGGCGGGTCCGGTACGCCTACACGCTGAACAACACCGCCGTCGCCTCGCCCCGGATCCTGATCCCGCTCCTGGAGATCCACCAGCGGGAAGACGGCAGCGTCCGCATCCCGGAGGCCCTCCGGCCCTACATGGGCGGCTTGGAGGCGCTGGTCCCCCGGGTTACGTAA